A portion of the Krasilnikovia cinnamomea genome contains these proteins:
- a CDS encoding tyrosine-type recombinase/integrase has protein sequence MTTAQDIPLGVSVKTDVEYRAGRPKPYKARARWIDPTTGDRRSKSESFATPEEAQDWIDGIVRAANGGIDPAAATQRLAEYGDDVMPLAIRGLERKTLDPYLAGWRLRVVPSLGHIPVRMITNGVVDRAVHAWIADECSRSTVKNSIAILVRVLEQALRDGVVQHNVARVTGWQREYERAEDELDDPRSLALPDWEALTRLADALVAQSHGRFTGWGHVVTFAACTAARIGEVSGVRAADIDRRTWTWTVRRQTTPGPGGLIDKGTKGKRARKVPIIEEVREMVTERLDSASGPDGRLFTGPRGGRISTAVLRDATHWDQVVTALGYEHLRRHDLRHTGLTWMADAGVPVHVLRKIAGHGSLMTTQRYLHPDQSSIEDAGTALSAHLGRAPGAGWSPNGPQLRAV, from the coding sequence ATGACCACGGCACAAGACATCCCCCTCGGTGTTTCAGTCAAGACCGATGTGGAGTACCGCGCGGGTCGCCCCAAGCCCTACAAGGCACGGGCGCGCTGGATCGACCCGACAACGGGCGACCGGCGATCCAAGTCCGAGTCGTTTGCCACGCCTGAGGAAGCACAGGACTGGATCGACGGAATCGTGCGGGCGGCGAACGGCGGTATCGACCCGGCCGCCGCCACGCAACGACTCGCCGAATACGGCGACGACGTGATGCCGCTGGCCATCCGAGGGCTGGAACGCAAGACCCTCGATCCGTACCTCGCCGGATGGCGCCTGCGCGTGGTCCCCTCCCTCGGTCACATCCCGGTACGAATGATCACCAACGGCGTAGTGGATAGGGCCGTGCACGCCTGGATCGCCGACGAGTGCAGCCGCTCCACCGTCAAGAACAGCATCGCGATCCTAGTCAGAGTGCTGGAGCAAGCTCTCCGCGATGGAGTGGTGCAACACAACGTCGCCCGGGTGACCGGCTGGCAACGCGAATACGAGCGCGCCGAGGACGAGCTGGACGACCCGCGCTCGCTCGCGCTGCCGGACTGGGAGGCGCTGACCCGCCTCGCGGACGCCCTGGTAGCCCAGTCACACGGCCGGTTCACCGGATGGGGGCACGTGGTCACGTTCGCCGCCTGCACAGCGGCCCGCATCGGCGAGGTATCCGGCGTCCGGGCCGCCGACATCGACCGCAGAACGTGGACGTGGACTGTGCGGAGGCAGACCACACCGGGACCGGGTGGCCTGATCGACAAGGGCACCAAGGGCAAACGCGCCCGCAAAGTCCCGATCATCGAAGAGGTCCGCGAGATGGTCACCGAACGGCTGGACTCCGCATCCGGCCCTGACGGGCGCCTGTTCACCGGACCGCGCGGCGGCCGGATCAGCACCGCCGTGCTGCGGGACGCGACGCACTGGGATCAGGTGGTCACCGCCCTCGGGTACGAACACCTGCGGCGCCACGACCTGCGGCACACCGGCCTGACGTGGATGGCCGACGCCGGAGTCCCCGTGCACGTCCTCCGGAAGATCGCCGGACACGGATCGCTCATGACGACTCAGCGTTACCTACACCCGGACCAAAGCTCGATCGAGGACGCCGGAACGGCCCTCAGCGCCCACCTCGGGAGAGCCCCGGGAGCCGGATGGTCCCCAAATGGTCCCCAACTCAGAGCCGTCTAG
- a CDS encoding segregation and condensation protein A codes for MVYGQRVPESPPTEPTAAEPGGFTVRLDNFTGPFDLLLQLIGKHKLDVTEVALHQVTDDFIAYIRAMGDDWDLDEASEFLLVAATLLDLKAARLLPAAEVEDEEDLALLEARDLLFARLLQYKAFKEAAAHLAELEGTGARRWPRAVSLEPRYAEALPDLVLGIGAQRLLKMAIKQFTPKPGPPEVSIAHIHQVRVSVREHANLLRERLRRAGTATFRLLVADCDNTLEVVARFLALLELYREGLVEFEQPVSLDELTVRWTGGDDADAVELDIDDYEGTPPKPDPDPAAAQETS; via the coding sequence GTGGTCTACGGTCAACGCGTGCCCGAGTCTCCCCCCACCGAGCCCACCGCGGCTGAGCCGGGCGGCTTCACGGTGCGGCTGGACAACTTCACCGGGCCGTTCGACCTGCTGCTGCAGCTCATCGGCAAGCACAAGCTGGACGTCACCGAGGTGGCGCTGCACCAGGTCACGGACGACTTCATCGCGTACATCCGGGCCATGGGCGACGACTGGGACCTCGACGAGGCCAGCGAGTTCCTGCTGGTGGCGGCCACCCTGCTCGACCTCAAGGCGGCCCGGCTGCTGCCCGCCGCCGAGGTCGAGGACGAGGAGGACCTGGCCCTGCTGGAGGCCCGCGACCTGCTGTTCGCCCGGCTGCTGCAGTACAAGGCGTTCAAGGAGGCCGCCGCCCACCTCGCCGAGCTCGAAGGCACCGGCGCCCGGCGCTGGCCCCGCGCCGTCTCCCTCGAGCCGCGCTACGCCGAGGCCCTGCCCGACCTGGTGCTCGGCATCGGCGCGCAGCGCCTGCTCAAGATGGCGATCAAGCAGTTCACCCCCAAACCCGGCCCGCCCGAGGTCTCGATCGCGCACATCCACCAGGTCCGGGTCAGCGTCCGGGAACACGCCAACCTGCTGCGCGAGCGACTGCGCCGGGCCGGCACCGCCACCTTCCGCCTGCTCGTCGCCGACTGCGACAACACCCTGGAGGTGGTCGCCCGCTTCCTGGCCCTGCTGGAGCTGTACCGCGAGGGCCTGGTCGAGTTCGAGCAGCCCGTCTCGCTGGACGAGCTCACCGTGCGCTGGACCGGCGGCGACGACGCCGATGCCGTGGAGCTCGACATCGACGACTACGAGGGCACCCCGCCCAAGCCCGACCCCGACCCGGCCGCAGCGCAGGAGACGTCATGA
- a CDS encoding cell division protein FtsK, whose amino-acid sequence MVSQNPNPDENFDWTAAEHDMSAEVVDLDAARTTRRPETHFEVTLDEQPQRGGQPVDPPPVDASGLRPIVPANWRGWVNIRHSLADLATLTGYRAAFHVVRAPWYLLLTVFWSLVGVFRLANRQLRWWWVAEQYGLRQGAADANDPAMWLKLHREVKSTRSWRGFILVAELLTLAIGGPIVYALAPAWVLALAGALAVAYLAHIGRPEDRRIITPATVSGRFRRVNPDIILRAYYAAGLGHPDKAHQQIAFGSTMARDPSGTGSQVSIDLPYGKTFDDAVKARGAIASGLDVAMSQVFITRDPSSHRRHVLWVADRDPLAQGAGRTPLLRCKPTDIWQPAPFGLDERGNKVCVDLLWNSILIGAQPRQGKTFAARLLALYAALDPYVKLTVLDGGGKPDWRKFALVADRCAFGLAMTRDGDPAEIVLEALREIKADVQDRYERLSKLPVDVCPEGKLTREIARDPKYRMPVRLVFLDEFQEYFDLGDISKEIASLLVYLVKVAPAAGVGFVDATQRPSGIGSGQVAQQFVSFRDNHQVRFSLRTGSWQVSDLVMGSGAYSEGHDSSTLLPSYKGVGILRGASDHTPTVRTYLADADDAEKILIAARKLREAAGTLTGMAAGEDIAREARDVLADVRSVIERGESGAQWEEIAARLAGRLPEAYADITAESISAQVRAFGVRSVDVKRAGKALKGAKTDDIDAAIRRRNAA is encoded by the coding sequence ATGGTCTCGCAGAACCCTAACCCTGATGAGAACTTCGACTGGACCGCCGCCGAGCACGACATGAGCGCCGAGGTCGTGGACCTCGACGCCGCCCGCACCACCCGCCGCCCCGAGACGCATTTCGAGGTGACGCTCGATGAGCAGCCGCAGCGCGGCGGCCAGCCCGTCGACCCGCCCCCGGTAGACGCCTCGGGGCTGCGGCCGATTGTGCCGGCCAACTGGCGCGGCTGGGTCAACATCCGGCACAGCCTCGCCGACCTCGCCACGCTGACCGGCTACCGGGCCGCGTTCCACGTGGTCCGTGCGCCCTGGTATCTGCTGCTCACCGTGTTCTGGTCGCTGGTTGGCGTGTTCCGGCTCGCGAACCGGCAACTGCGCTGGTGGTGGGTGGCCGAACAGTACGGCCTCCGGCAGGGCGCCGCCGACGCCAACGACCCGGCGATGTGGCTCAAGCTGCACCGCGAGGTGAAGTCCACCCGCTCCTGGCGCGGCTTCATCCTGGTCGCCGAGCTGCTTACCCTGGCCATCGGCGGGCCGATCGTCTACGCCCTGGCGCCCGCCTGGGTGCTGGCTCTCGCTGGCGCCCTGGCCGTCGCGTACCTCGCCCACATCGGGCGGCCCGAGGACCGGCGGATCATCACCCCCGCCACCGTCTCGGGGCGGTTCCGGCGGGTCAACCCGGACATCATCCTCCGCGCCTACTACGCCGCCGGGCTCGGCCACCCGGACAAGGCGCACCAGCAGATCGCGTTCGGGTCGACCATGGCCCGCGACCCGTCGGGTACCGGGTCGCAGGTGTCGATCGACCTGCCGTACGGCAAGACGTTCGACGACGCGGTGAAGGCCCGCGGTGCCATCGCCTCCGGCTTGGACGTGGCGATGTCGCAGGTGTTCATCACCCGCGACCCGTCCTCGCACCGTCGTCACGTGCTGTGGGTGGCCGACCGGGATCCGCTCGCGCAGGGTGCGGGTCGGACGCCGCTGCTGCGGTGCAAGCCCACCGACATCTGGCAGCCTGCCCCGTTCGGCCTGGACGAACGCGGCAACAAGGTGTGCGTTGACCTGCTGTGGAACAGCATCCTGATCGGCGCGCAGCCGAGGCAGGGCAAGACGTTCGCGGCCCGGCTGCTCGCCCTGTACGCCGCGCTGGATCCGTACGTGAAGCTCACCGTCTTGGACGGTGGGGGTAAGCCGGACTGGCGCAAGTTCGCCCTGGTCGCGGACCGGTGCGCGTTCGGGCTGGCGATGACCCGCGACGGCGACCCGGCCGAGATCGTCCTGGAAGCGCTGCGGGAGATCAAGGCCGATGTGCAGGACCGGTACGAGCGGCTGTCCAAGCTGCCCGTGGACGTGTGCCCGGAGGGCAAGCTGACCCGGGAGATCGCCCGGGATCCGAAGTACCGGATGCCGGTGCGGCTGGTGTTCCTGGACGAGTTCCAGGAGTACTTCGACCTGGGCGACATCAGCAAGGAGATCGCGAGCCTGTTGGTATACCTCGTGAAGGTCGCCCCGGCGGCCGGGGTCGGGTTCGTCGACGCCACGCAGCGGCCCAGTGGGATCGGGTCGGGGCAGGTCGCGCAGCAGTTCGTGTCCTTCCGCGACAACCACCAGGTCCGGTTTTCCCTGCGTACCGGGTCGTGGCAGGTGTCCGACCTGGTGATGGGCTCCGGCGCCTACAGCGAAGGACACGACAGCTCGACGCTGCTGCCGTCCTACAAGGGCGTCGGGATCCTGCGCGGCGCCTCCGACCACACCCCCACCGTCCGCACCTACCTGGCCGATGCCGACGACGCGGAGAAGATCCTCATCGCCGCGCGGAAGCTGCGCGAGGCCGCCGGAACCCTGACCGGCATGGCAGCGGGGGAGGACATCGCCCGCGAGGCCCGCGACGTGCTCGCCGACGTCCGCAGTGTGATCGAGCGCGGCGAGTCGGGCGCGCAGTGGGAAGAGATCGCCGCCCGGCTCGCCGGACGGCTGCCCGAGGCGTACGCGGACATCACGGCTGAGTCGATCTCGGCTCAGGTCAGGGCGTTCGGTGTACGCAGCGTAGATGTCAAGCGCGCCGGGAAGGCGCTGAAGGGCGCCAAGACCGACGACATCGACGCCGCGATCCGCCGCCGCAACGCCGCCTGA
- a CDS encoding helix-turn-helix transcriptional regulator, which translates to MDRREASTMRLRPINTEAIEAVESELITTEELARMLRVDPSSVRRWRTVRPLQGPPYIQLSERVIMYDIEDVREWLASRRIRPEAA; encoded by the coding sequence ATGGACCGCCGGGAGGCCAGCACCATGCGACTCAGGCCGATAAACACCGAGGCAATCGAGGCCGTCGAGTCCGAACTGATCACCACCGAAGAACTAGCGAGGATGCTGCGCGTCGATCCGTCCAGTGTCCGCAGGTGGCGGACCGTCCGGCCGCTACAAGGTCCGCCGTACATCCAACTATCCGAACGAGTGATCATGTACGACATCGAGGACGTCCGCGAATGGCTGGCGAGTCGCCGGATTCGACCGGAGGCCGCGTGA
- a CDS encoding AAA family ATPase gives MNAATPEPRPNLHVVGPDDAAEVLSSPVRREPARIRTAWTAADIMAMDFPEPKWAVPGIICEGVNLLCGPPKVGKSWMSLALGIDIALGGKAFGTIDVQAGPVLYLALEDTARRLQTRLGKVLADRKAPAGLTLATSCPPLPQGGDEAIAAWLDRNRDARMVIIDVFAKLRGMSAPGMSAYDADYAAVGRAKKVADQYSIAVILVHHVRKAGSDDFLSEVSGTNGLAGAADATLVLKRARNQGDGVLHVTGRDVDESEYPLAFDPAKGAWRMLDGPAEDHQVSETRAAILRWLRAAPGSTPKAIADGTQLDYEAVKKTCQRMLDAGQVAADTGGRYRVPGVPAVPAVPQPAVTCENDGDTQGQEELWA, from the coding sequence ATGAACGCCGCCACCCCGGAACCCAGGCCGAACCTGCACGTCGTCGGCCCGGACGATGCCGCCGAAGTCCTGTCGTCCCCGGTCCGCCGGGAACCGGCCCGGATCCGCACCGCGTGGACCGCCGCCGACATCATGGCCATGGACTTCCCCGAACCGAAATGGGCGGTCCCCGGGATCATTTGCGAGGGCGTCAACCTGCTCTGCGGGCCGCCGAAGGTCGGAAAGTCTTGGATGTCGCTCGCCCTCGGCATCGACATCGCGTTGGGCGGCAAGGCGTTCGGCACCATCGACGTCCAGGCCGGACCCGTGCTGTATCTCGCCCTGGAGGACACCGCCCGGCGCCTGCAAACCCGCCTCGGCAAAGTCCTCGCCGACCGCAAGGCACCCGCCGGGCTCACCCTCGCCACGTCCTGCCCGCCGCTGCCGCAGGGCGGCGACGAGGCGATCGCGGCGTGGCTGGACCGCAACCGCGACGCGCGGATGGTCATCATCGACGTGTTCGCCAAGCTCCGGGGCATGTCCGCACCCGGCATGTCCGCGTACGACGCGGACTACGCCGCCGTCGGCCGGGCGAAGAAGGTAGCCGACCAGTACAGCATCGCGGTCATCCTCGTCCACCACGTCCGCAAGGCCGGATCCGACGACTTCCTGTCCGAGGTCTCCGGCACCAACGGCCTCGCCGGAGCCGCCGACGCCACATTGGTACTCAAGCGGGCACGCAACCAAGGCGACGGGGTGCTGCACGTGACCGGCCGCGACGTGGACGAGTCGGAATACCCGCTCGCCTTCGACCCCGCCAAGGGTGCGTGGCGGATGCTCGACGGCCCCGCCGAGGACCACCAGGTCAGCGAGACCCGCGCCGCGATCCTGCGCTGGTTGCGGGCCGCGCCTGGGTCCACGCCGAAAGCGATCGCCGACGGCACCCAGCTCGACTACGAGGCGGTAAAGAAGACCTGCCAGCGAATGCTCGACGCCGGACAGGTCGCCGCCGACACCGGAGGCCGGTACCGCGTCCCCGGTGTCCCTGCTGTCCCTGCTGTCCCTCAACCGGCCGTGACCTGCGAAAACGACGGGGACACCCAGGGACAGGAGGAGTTGTGGGCGTAA
- the der gene encoding ribosome biogenesis GTPase Der, producing MTDFPVDLSEFEIDDYSAAPDAEQAPSGPAPVVAVVGRPNVGKSTLVNRIIGRRQAVVEDVPGVTRDRVPYDAQWNGRRFTVVDTGGWEPDAKDRAAAIAAQAEIAVQTADVVIFVVDVTVGATDVDEAAVKMLRRSSKPVILVANKADNQNLEIEATSLWSLALGEPHPISALHGRGSGDLLDAILEAMPPAPPIIEGGPRGPRRVALVGRPNVGKSSLLNRLAKEERAVVDSVAGTTVDPVDSLVEMDGEVWQFVDTAGLRKRVNQASGTEYYASLRTAGAVEAAEVAVVLLDSSETISEQDQRVLTSVVEAGRALVIAFNKWDLVDEDRRYYLDKEIDRDLKRIPWAIRVNISAKTGRAVDKLAPALRRALAAWEQRVATGALNQWLTALTQATPHPVRGGRAPRVLFATQAGVAPPRFVLFTTGPLDAGYLRFVERKLREEFGYEGTPIEVSVRPRKKTGPGGRGKAHG from the coding sequence GTGACCGACTTCCCGGTTGATCTCTCCGAGTTCGAGATCGACGACTACTCCGCCGCTCCGGACGCCGAGCAGGCCCCCAGCGGTCCAGCCCCCGTTGTCGCCGTTGTCGGCCGCCCCAACGTGGGCAAGTCGACGCTGGTGAACCGGATCATCGGCCGCCGCCAGGCCGTCGTCGAGGACGTACCCGGCGTGACCCGCGACCGCGTACCGTATGACGCCCAGTGGAACGGGCGCCGCTTCACCGTCGTCGACACCGGCGGCTGGGAGCCCGACGCCAAGGACCGGGCCGCCGCCATCGCCGCCCAGGCCGAGATCGCGGTGCAGACCGCCGACGTCGTCATCTTCGTGGTGGACGTGACCGTCGGCGCCACCGACGTCGACGAGGCCGCCGTCAAGATGCTGCGGCGCAGCTCGAAGCCGGTCATCCTGGTCGCCAACAAGGCCGACAACCAGAACCTGGAGATCGAGGCGACCTCACTGTGGTCGCTCGCTCTCGGCGAGCCGCATCCGATCAGCGCGCTGCACGGCCGCGGCTCCGGCGACCTGCTCGACGCGATCCTCGAGGCCATGCCGCCCGCGCCGCCGATCATCGAAGGCGGCCCCCGCGGCCCCCGCCGGGTCGCCCTCGTCGGGCGCCCCAACGTCGGCAAGTCCAGCCTGCTCAACCGCCTCGCCAAGGAGGAACGCGCCGTCGTCGACTCCGTCGCCGGCACCACGGTCGACCCGGTCGACAGCCTCGTGGAGATGGACGGCGAAGTCTGGCAGTTCGTCGACACCGCCGGGCTGCGCAAGCGGGTCAACCAGGCCAGCGGCACGGAGTACTACGCCTCCCTGCGGACCGCGGGCGCGGTCGAGGCCGCCGAGGTGGCGGTCGTGCTGCTCGACTCGTCCGAGACCATCAGCGAACAGGACCAGCGGGTCCTCACGTCGGTCGTCGAGGCTGGCCGGGCCCTGGTCATCGCGTTCAACAAGTGGGACCTCGTCGACGAGGACCGGCGGTACTACCTCGACAAGGAGATCGACCGGGACCTCAAGCGGATCCCCTGGGCGATCCGGGTCAACATCTCCGCCAAGACCGGCCGCGCGGTCGACAAGCTCGCCCCGGCGCTGCGCCGGGCCCTGGCCGCGTGGGAGCAGCGCGTCGCGACCGGAGCGCTGAACCAGTGGCTGACCGCCCTCACCCAGGCCACCCCCCACCCCGTACGGGGCGGTAGGGCACCTCGGGTGCTGTTCGCGACCCAGGCCGGTGTGGCGCCGCCCAGGTTCGTGCTGTTCACGACCGGTCCGCTGGACGCCGGGTATCTACGCTTCGTCGAGCGAAAGCTGCGCGAGGAGTTCGGGTACGAGGGCACGCCGATCGAGGTGTCCGTACGGCCGCGCAAGAAGACCGGTCCGGGGGGGCGGGGCAAGGCGCACGGCTAG
- the cmk gene encoding (d)CMP kinase: MAEQVRPARCVVAVDGPSGSGKSTVSRRLATALDGVYLDTGAMYRAVTWAVLQAGVDLQDPEAIAKIAQETELSIGTDPVAPHFFANGTNVDGPIRGPEVTGAVSAVAAVPAVRRLLVEQQRALIAGTVRIVVEGRDISSVVAPDADLKVYLTASAAARAQRRSAEDATDVAATQADLARRDRLDSSRATDPLRQADDAVEVDTTGMGIDEVVSHLLDLLNSKAHS, encoded by the coding sequence GTGGCGGAACAGGTACGGCCGGCGAGGTGCGTGGTGGCCGTCGACGGTCCCTCCGGATCAGGCAAATCCACCGTCTCCCGGCGTCTCGCCACGGCCCTCGACGGCGTCTACCTCGACACCGGCGCCATGTACCGGGCGGTGACCTGGGCCGTCCTGCAAGCCGGGGTCGACCTGCAGGACCCCGAGGCCATCGCCAAGATCGCGCAGGAGACGGAGCTGTCCATCGGTACGGACCCCGTCGCGCCCCATTTCTTCGCGAACGGGACGAACGTCGACGGCCCCATCCGCGGCCCCGAGGTGACCGGCGCCGTCTCCGCGGTCGCCGCCGTCCCCGCCGTACGCCGCCTGCTCGTCGAGCAGCAGCGCGCCCTCATCGCCGGTACCGTGCGCATCGTCGTCGAGGGCCGCGACATCTCCTCGGTGGTCGCCCCCGACGCCGACCTCAAGGTCTACCTCACCGCGTCCGCCGCCGCCCGCGCCCAGCGGCGCAGCGCCGAGGACGCCACCGACGTCGCCGCCACCCAGGCCGACCTGGCCCGCCGCGACCGGCTCGACTCCAGCCGCGCCACCGACCCCCTGCGCCAGGCGGACGACGCCGTCGAGGTGGACACCACCGGCATGGGCATCGACGAGGTCGTATCCCACCTGCTCGATCTGCTGAACAGCAAGGCACATTCGTGA
- the scpB gene encoding SMC-Scp complex subunit ScpB: MTDDTGSGGTDEPGAAVAVADEAGEPLPDLADSSDLAESVDSTEAEWDADAGPAGAASWAERAPDVDGEQASPAAGGALDADAVQVGPTADAEGVPDADIAQAPPAARADDVQPGADEAEREPMADAELRAALEAILLVVDEPVAELQLAQILEEPAERVAAALEEISAGYTAAGHGFDLRRAAGGWRLYTRPEYARYVERFVLDGQSVRLTQAALETLAVVAYKQPVTRSRISAIRGVNCDGVMRTLVTRGLIEECGTERETGAFLYRTTALFLEKLGLNSVDELPPLAPFLPDDVEEVLDASG, from the coding sequence GTGACCGACGACACTGGGTCCGGCGGGACGGACGAGCCGGGCGCCGCGGTCGCGGTCGCCGATGAGGCGGGGGAGCCCCTTCCCGATCTCGCCGATTCTTCAGACCTCGCTGAATCTGTCGATTCGACCGAGGCCGAGTGGGACGCGGACGCCGGGCCGGCAGGGGCCGCGTCTTGGGCCGAACGGGCGCCGGACGTGGATGGCGAGCAGGCATCGCCCGCCGCTGGAGGGGCGCTGGACGCGGACGCAGTGCAGGTAGGGCCCACCGCCGATGCCGAAGGGGTGCCGGACGCCGACATCGCGCAGGCGCCGCCCGCCGCGCGGGCCGACGACGTGCAGCCGGGGGCCGACGAGGCCGAGCGTGAGCCGATGGCGGACGCCGAGCTGCGTGCCGCCCTGGAGGCGATTCTGCTCGTCGTCGACGAACCGGTCGCCGAGCTGCAGCTCGCCCAGATCCTCGAAGAGCCCGCCGAGCGGGTCGCGGCCGCGCTGGAGGAGATCTCCGCGGGCTACACCGCGGCCGGTCACGGCTTCGACCTGCGCCGGGCGGCGGGTGGCTGGCGGCTCTACACCCGGCCCGAGTACGCCCGCTACGTCGAGCGGTTCGTGCTGGACGGGCAGTCCGTGCGGCTCACCCAGGCTGCCCTGGAAACACTCGCGGTAGTCGCGTACAAGCAGCCCGTAACCCGCTCGCGCATCTCCGCCATCCGCGGTGTGAACTGTGACGGCGTGATGCGTACCCTGGTGACCCGCGGCCTCATCGAGGAGTGCGGCACCGAGCGCGAAACCGGGGCGTTCCTGTACCGGACGACCGCCCTGTTCCTGGAGAAGCTCGGCCTCAACTCGGTCGACGAGCTGCCCCCGCTGGCCCCGTTCCTACCCGACGACGTGGAAGAAGTGCTCGATGCCTCAGGCTGA
- a CDS encoding DUF2637 domain-containing protein, producing MRKPAVSGRVWAYIGALLGGIVSIAANVAHSYVPPPDAPPDWSPQGGAVVGAIFWPVALFVAVEILARTAWPTGRRWSLLRFGGLVPVAGVAAFVSYKHLSGLLAFYGEDGLTATLGPLAVDGLMVMATGALLATARRTTAADPEPVTVPAAVTVTAPAPTPDPAAHVTKPVKAAPAKRVTRKPASAEKVARAAAKMPGASVAAIAAKAGVSESTARRHMPAPPVAVTSPIAPVPAETPTLTAA from the coding sequence ATGCGCAAGCCCGCTGTGTCTGGCCGGGTCTGGGCCTACATCGGCGCCCTGCTCGGCGGGATCGTGTCGATCGCCGCGAACGTCGCCCACTCCTACGTCCCCCCGCCCGACGCCCCGCCCGACTGGTCGCCGCAGGGCGGCGCCGTGGTCGGCGCGATCTTCTGGCCGGTCGCCCTGTTCGTCGCCGTGGAGATCCTGGCCCGGACCGCCTGGCCGACCGGGCGTCGCTGGTCGCTGCTGCGGTTCGGCGGTCTGGTCCCGGTCGCCGGGGTCGCCGCGTTCGTCTCCTACAAGCACCTGTCCGGCCTGCTCGCCTTCTACGGCGAAGACGGCCTCACCGCCACCCTCGGCCCCCTCGCCGTCGACGGCCTCATGGTCATGGCAACCGGCGCCCTACTCGCCACCGCCCGCCGCACCACCGCCGCCGACCCGGAACCCGTGACGGTCCCCGCCGCTGTCACCGTGACGGCACCCGCCCCGACACCCGATCCGGCCGCCCACGTCACGAAGCCCGTCAAGGCGGCCCCCGCAAAGCGAGTCACGCGCAAGCCTGCGTCGGCCGAGAAGGTCGCCCGCGCTGCCGCCAAGATGCCCGGCGCGTCGGTCGCCGCGATCGCTGCCAAAGCCGGGGTGTCGGAGTCGACCGCCCGCCGCCACATGCCCGCCCCGCCGGTCGCCGTGACGTCACCAATTGCCCCGGTTCCTGCGGAAACACCCACCCTCACCGCCGCCTGA
- a CDS encoding cysteine hydrolase, translated as MPATKPVLVLVDVQNGFVREQSAHAVPVLVDLVTRWQAAGADTVFTRYFNYPGSPFERFFGWRQLQSSPEVDIVEALKPYAEKATAIVDKRIYSAFTPEFDDLVRSHGWTDVYACGIATESCVLKTAVDAFERDLTPWLIEDASASHAGPAAHEAGLLVARRFIGPGQVIKVAEVRQPGGEAASVPDTT; from the coding sequence ATGCCCGCCACAAAGCCGGTTCTCGTTCTTGTCGACGTGCAAAATGGATTCGTCAGAGAGCAGTCCGCACACGCCGTACCTGTTCTCGTCGACCTCGTCACCCGCTGGCAAGCAGCGGGCGCGGACACGGTATTCACCCGATACTTCAACTATCCGGGCAGTCCGTTTGAACGATTCTTTGGATGGCGTCAGTTGCAATCATCCCCCGAGGTCGACATCGTCGAGGCTCTGAAGCCGTACGCTGAAAAGGCGACCGCGATCGTGGACAAGCGAATCTACAGCGCTTTTACACCGGAGTTCGATGACCTTGTGAGATCTCACGGCTGGACCGACGTCTACGCTTGCGGAATCGCCACCGAGAGCTGTGTCCTGAAAACTGCTGTCGATGCATTCGAGCGCGACCTCACGCCGTGGCTTATCGAGGATGCGTCAGCTAGCCATGCCGGTCCGGCTGCGCACGAAGCTGGGCTCCTGGTCGCGCGTCGGTTCATCGGCCCGGGGCAGGTAATTAAGGTGGCCGAGGTTCGCCAGCCGGGTGGCGAAGCCGCATCGGTCCCCGACACTACCTGA
- a CDS encoding pseudouridine synthase, giving the protein MPQADPATSVRLQKVLATAGVGSRRACEDLIFRRRVTVNGRVAQLGDKVNPGTDEIHVDGQRVVTDTKMVYLAMNKPRGVVSSMDDEKGRNELAEFLGTFEQRVFHVGRLDADSEGLLLLTNDGALAHKLMHPSFGVAKTYLAEVAGPLPRSVGRQLLSGVELEDGFARVDTFRLVDTLGKTAQIEVTLHEGRKHIVRRMLDAVGHPVSRLIRTAVGPIRLGDMRPGGFRHLSNAEIGALFKAVGD; this is encoded by the coding sequence ATGCCTCAGGCTGACCCGGCCACCTCCGTACGGCTGCAGAAGGTCCTCGCGACCGCCGGAGTCGGCTCCCGGCGCGCCTGCGAGGACCTCATCTTTCGCCGCCGCGTCACCGTGAACGGCCGGGTCGCCCAGCTCGGCGACAAGGTGAACCCCGGCACCGACGAGATCCACGTCGACGGCCAGCGGGTGGTCACCGACACCAAGATGGTGTACCTGGCCATGAACAAGCCCCGCGGCGTGGTCTCCAGCATGGACGACGAGAAGGGCCGCAACGAGCTCGCCGAGTTCCTCGGCACGTTCGAACAGCGCGTCTTCCACGTCGGCCGGCTCGACGCCGACAGCGAGGGGCTGCTGCTGCTCACCAACGACGGCGCGCTGGCGCACAAGCTGATGCACCCCTCGTTCGGAGTCGCCAAGACGTATCTGGCCGAGGTGGCCGGGCCGCTGCCGCGCAGCGTCGGCCGCCAGCTGCTGTCCGGCGTCGAACTCGAGGACGGCTTCGCCCGCGTCGACACGTTCCGGCTGGTGGACACGCTCGGCAAGACCGCGCAGATCGAGGTGACCCTGCACGAGGGGCGCAAACACATCGTGCGGCGCATGCTGGACGCGGTGGGTCATCCAGTCAGCCGGCTCATCCGTACGGCGGTCGGCCCGATCCGCCTCGGCGACATGCGGCCCGGCGGCTTCCGGCACCTGTCGAATGCCGAGATCGGGGCCCTGTTCAAGGCCGTCGGGGACTGA